The following are encoded in a window of Lacinutrix sp. WUR7 genomic DNA:
- a CDS encoding S41 family peptidase, producing the protein MKTRLTKRILIPIFAATILFTGSAFKNDFFEIAKQIEIFTTLFKELNMNYVDETNPADLMDAAIKSMLTNLDPYTRFYNEQDVEAERIKRTGDYTGIGANVRTLKDKLILIEPYKDYPADKAGLKAGDEIIKINNVSIVDYKEEAGNLLKGAANSSVSVTYVRQGIENTASIMRSEIEINAVPHFSMIDAKTGYIVLSKFNTKTTKQTAFALKDLKTQGAERIILDLRNNPGGLLHEAISIVNLFVPKGQLVVTTKSKVKKYNKTYYTKNNPLDTEIPLVVLINGFSASASEIVSGSLQDLDRAVIVGSRSFGKGLVQRPKSLTYGTQLKVTISRYYTPSGRCIQALDYWNRDDKGNAVRVKQENYHAFKTKNGRKVFDGGGVFPDEDLAITKNSPITKAINSDFLIFDYATDYYYKNNIEDINNFKLTDSDFKGFKNFLSSNNFNFETNTEKSLSKVLIQAEKEELDDAILKDYNTLLANLNTSKSKAIDQNKDQIIGLLTDEIVKRHAYREGLYEYYKTHNIEIKKATEILANPSKYASYLK; encoded by the coding sequence ATGAAAACAAGACTTACAAAGAGAATACTAATTCCAATATTTGCAGCAACGATACTTTTTACAGGATCTGCCTTTAAGAATGACTTTTTTGAAATCGCAAAACAGATTGAAATTTTCACCACCTTGTTTAAAGAACTAAACATGAATTATGTGGATGAAACCAATCCTGCGGATTTAATGGATGCAGCTATTAAAAGCATGCTAACTAACTTAGATCCGTACACCCGTTTTTATAACGAGCAAGATGTAGAAGCAGAACGTATTAAACGTACTGGAGATTACACAGGAATTGGTGCAAACGTTAGAACTTTAAAGGATAAGTTAATCCTTATAGAACCGTATAAAGATTATCCTGCTGACAAAGCTGGATTAAAAGCTGGAGACGAAATAATTAAAATTAACAACGTATCTATTGTAGACTATAAAGAAGAAGCCGGAAACTTATTAAAAGGCGCTGCAAATTCTTCAGTATCTGTTACCTATGTACGCCAAGGAATAGAAAATACAGCGTCTATTATGCGATCTGAAATAGAAATTAATGCTGTACCTCACTTTTCTATGATAGATGCTAAAACAGGCTATATTGTTTTAAGTAAGTTTAATACCAAAACAACTAAACAAACCGCTTTCGCTTTAAAAGATTTAAAAACCCAAGGTGCAGAACGCATTATTTTAGATTTAAGAAACAATCCAGGAGGATTACTTCATGAAGCAATAAGTATTGTGAACCTTTTTGTGCCTAAAGGGCAATTGGTAGTTACCACAAAATCGAAAGTAAAAAAATACAATAAAACTTATTACACTAAAAATAATCCTTTAGATACAGAAATCCCACTAGTGGTTTTAATCAACGGTTTTAGTGCTTCTGCAAGTGAGATTGTTTCTGGTTCTTTACAAGATTTAGATAGAGCTGTAATTGTAGGTTCTAGAAGTTTTGGTAAAGGTTTGGTACAAAGACCAAAAAGCCTAACCTATGGCACCCAATTAAAGGTTACTATTTCTAGATATTATACGCCATCTGGACGTTGCATACAAGCATTAGATTATTGGAATAGAGATGATAAAGGAAATGCTGTACGAGTTAAACAAGAAAATTATCATGCCTTTAAAACTAAAAATGGTAGAAAGGTTTTTGATGGTGGTGGTGTTTTTCCGGATGAAGATTTAGCAATCACTAAAAATTCACCAATTACCAAAGCAATTAATAGTGATTTTTTAATTTTTGATTATGCTACAGATTACTATTACAAAAATAACATAGAAGATATAAACAATTTTAAGCTGACAGATTCCGATTTTAAAGGCTTTAAAAACTTTTTAAGTTCTAATAATTTTAATTTTGAAACCAATACCGAAAAATCATTATCTAAGGTTTTAATTCAAGCGGAAAAAGAAGAATTAGATGATGCTATTCTAAAAGATTACAATACATTGTTAGCGAATTTAAATACCTCTAAAAGTAAAGCAATAGATCAAAATAAGGACCAAATTATTGGG